The sequence TTTAattcttagattaaattagaaaaaataaatacattcaaatctatctcatagatttatgtattacatttgctataatgGTCCCTGATGACTTCAGTTTtactcatgtttttttaattgcaagttggcagtgtaacctgctttgctacaacataaggttatttggtgcagaagacattttgtgataaaagtacagaatgatatattcaagacaaacacgttgtgctcagtgggtaaaaagaaaaaaattgactcaggaagttcatGTTAAAGACTGGTTGggaatcagtaatctaacttttaaTCAATCTAATTTTGTTGCCTTAGTAATCTcaagaattttgtaaaatgcattattgttttgagtttttctcaTTTCCCTACATCCCACAGGACAGCTTGTTTTGTCGGTACTTagtaatacatacatacataaattatgttcataCGGTggctgtaataaatctcacactataaaggcaaccgacagctccatgtgctgcacaaggtgccctttttttcaCTTGAGCACttgccccccaaaatgtctgtgcacgccactgctAAACCatcaaaagtccaaatccaTTTCTGTCCACTTTACCATTATGCTCTGCTTTGCGTTGGACTGTTAAATAAAACCCCAGTAAAATGCACTGACGTTCGTGGTTGTAACGCGACAAAATGAAATCAAAGTTCAAAGTGTATCAATATATTTGCAAGCAACTGTAATGTTTCACAAACAGATCCACCTGACATTTTTGTAATCTGCTTTAAAACTGGACAAAAACAGGTTACAGGAAAGGCAACATGTACTGTAGCCActtgaaaaacagaacaatgggTCTCCAAACATGTAAAACACCAGGCAAACAGAATATTCCTGTTTTCCTTCCTTGTTTCCCTTCCCTTGCTCCCACCCACCCTTTCATCTCATTAAAGTGTCGTGAGCGCGCCGTGTGGGAGGCTATTAAATGGGCGGACTTAAATGCGCGGGCACGCTTAGAGCGCCTCCGCGGATAAAAGTGCGTGAACCGCGGGTCGGCTGCTGTAACACTGCCTCCTGTGACCAAAGAGACTGGATCGGACCTGATACCGGGGATCGGAACCAGTGACGGTGATGCATTTATGGCTTTGACCttgttcattttttcttttaaacctaAAGGATAATTTAAACACGGTTTTACAAGACTAAAGACAGAAAAATTAGGTTGGCAAGAACTGTGCGTCAGAAAGctatttattagattaatttgttttttgaagaTATTCTACCTTTATATGACCTGCAATGTCTGTGGTACTTATTTATTTTGCCTGAGAATGGGTCGATAAATCATTTAGATGACTTGGATCCGCTTGCAAATTGTTATCCAGCCTATTTATCACGTTATTATTGAcctttgtagtttatttttatttttatcgtAGGCATTCTAATTGAAAAACACAATTCTTTCTTCCTCTGCCTTTTCCTCTTCCTCCCCTCATACAGGCTGAGTCAGCCGCACAGTTTGAAAGCCCCTGCATTTCAGGTCAAGAGATCCGTTGGCACAATTCAAGGTATGCACAAAAGCCTCAAGTGGGACTCAGTGACTCGGTTTTACTGCTTTGTTCGCATCCTTGCAAAATATGCATGAGATTTTGCTCTAGCATCTAAACCATGATACTCAGTACAGGTTCGTCTTATTAAGAGATCAGCAGTGCTGCTTGGCTGTCTTGTTCCCTTAAAGTTTTTCATGCATGTTATTGTACagttatgatttatttattatctttattatttaatatcttcatcTGTGGGATACAGGCGAGTGGAGCAGGGGTGGAGATAGCTGATGCCACAGGAAAACCTTGTTACGTCATAGTCAATCATGGGGGATTCAATCTTCAACTGCTGTTATGTCCCCCCTCAACCCCCAGGCAAGGAGGAGCACCGCAGGTCCAGGCGCACAGAGATCATGGCCTCCCATTCTGCTTCCATCTCTCCGAACAAACGCTTCCTAATCTTCTTCGACTTCGACGAAACCATCGTGGATGAAACCAGCGACgacatggtggtggaggccGCCCCGGGTCAGCACCTGCCCGGCTGGCTGAAGGACACATATCGGCCCGGCCGCTACAACGAATACATGCAACGCGTACTGGCCTACCTGGCGGAGCAGGGCGTCACCGAGAGCGACTTACGCTGCATCATGGAGAAGATACCGGCCTCCCCGGGCATGCTCACCCTTTTCCAGTTTCTGCGCACCCGGCCGGCGCATGACTTCGAAGTGGTGCTGGTGTCCGACGCCAACACTTTCTTCATCGAGGCTTGGCTCCGACGCGCCGGGGTGCGCCAGCTCTTCCACCGGATCTTCACCAACCCGGCCACTTTCAACAAGAACGGCCGACTGGTACTGCGGCCCTTCCACTCCCACGAGTGCCAGCGGTGCCCGGACAACATGTGCAAGCAGGTGGTCGTCAGGGACTACGTGGCGCGCAGGACGCAGGAGCGCGGCCGCCCTTACCAGAGGATCTTCTATGTGGGCGACGGAGCAAACGATTTCTGTCCAGCACTCTCGCTCGGGCCCCGAGACGTGGCCTTCCCACGGAGGGACTTCCCCATGCACCGGCTTATCACGGAGACCCACGAAGCCATGCCCGGGGAGTTCAAGGCGGTCACAGTGCCTTGGGTCAGCGGGGAGGATGTGATTATGCGACTGAGGAAACTAGTGGCGGAATAGAAGATTAGATCAGAGagcaataaattattaaatacattaaacGCCATTAAACTATTGttcaaagcaataaaaaaaaaaccgtAGTGAGTAAAGTTGAAGGTTAAAGTTAATTTGGCACAGTGTCCAACAGGTAAATGCAGATGTCTCAAAAGCCTACAGCAAGAACAGCCTAAACTCCTCAGCTAAATCCCAAAGTGAGCATGTATGAAatcaaaattgaaaataaaaatcagcgcATCCCGTCCtcataagtaaagaaaaacccCACAGAGCTTGGAAGTATTTGCATATAAATGCGGCCATGTTACATTTGGTAATTATACGGGGTAATTCAGCAtaagttttgtttatatttgcaacgattaaaggttttaaaaaatgattcATTGGATTCTTCTTAAGATTATAATTGTGCTTTCTTAGAAACAGCGCATTATGattattaattgttttattaattatagCTTCAAACTGACAATACCGCCATCTGATGGTGATGGGCATTACAACTGACCAAACTTGTTTTAAtccacttttttgtttgttttttaatcgcCAAATCTGTTATTAGTTTGTCTAATTTAGAGGTACATGTATAGtaaatgaaatgttatttttatctcTTTATGTTCTGTCTTTACTGTGTAGGCCCAGCCTACGGACAAAATGCCACCAGCAGGAATAAAGCCATAACCTGAAACACTGTCTGTGTCTTAATCATTTTTGCTTTACTCTGTCAAACAGCTAGCAGTCACATGATTCATGCTGTCATGACATAAAAAGGAatcattttattgaaaattcTGTGTCAGATCAACATATACTGTTGTCTCTTGCACAGTAAATGTCACGACAGTTATGCCATATTAAGGTTTGTAAATATGCAACAATTTATATATTTAGTATTTCGCctagttttattttacaatacccaaaaagtttttttttttatagtcttTTTGGTTTAGTCGACATCAAATCACAAAAATTTAATGCCATCTAGTGGTGACAAAGAGTAACTACGAATCTCATCTTCGGACACAGCATCTTCTCCAAGAGTTCCTGACTTCATTTTGAGAATTGATTGTACTTCAACATCGAAGGGGTGGGTagcctccctcgggaggtgttccacgCAAGTCCCTCCGGtaagaggcccaggggacggcccaggacacgctggagggactatgtctctcggcagGCCCGGGATAGCCTTGGgcccccccagaggagctggaggaggtgtctagggaagtctgggtgtctctactgagtctgctgcccctgcgacctgatcctggatgaagtggaagacgacgagtacgagtaacgATAGATGTTGGAAGACTTAACTTGTTGGTTGACTTCTACAGTACATCCATGAAGCCAAAGAGGAAATTGCATGTGAATATTTGGCTTTTAAATTGACTGTGGGTGACTGTGGCTTGGGTGGTAagagtttgtcctgtaacccgtgggttgccagttcaatccgctctgtctgtctcagttgttgtgtccttgggcaagacacttcccCCACCttacctgctgatggtggtcagagggcctggtggcaccgattgtatggcagccttccttctgtcagtctggcccagggcagctgtggctatattgtagcctaccactgtcaatGTGTGattgaatgggtggatgactgattgtagtctGAAaaactttggggtctctggagacttgataaagcactttacaagtgcaggccatttaacATTTTGCAATATATATTATTATCCTTTAGTGGTAATAAATGAAACTCCAACTCTGAGGCAATTTTGTGGGACAGTAGCTGCAACAATAAGTCAAGTGACTTCACATAAGGGACTTGACAAGACTGCCAATAGCTTCAGCTTCAGCTATGAAATGctcctaaatattatttattaataattataattattattgacAAGGAATTACACATTGTAACATAAATCATTTTGATATTTGTcataaaaagaaggaaaataaaaatgtaactaaagcaaaaaaagaaaaccatttggAAATACCACCCAATGACCATTAGTTGAAAGTTTTTGATTTCTAAATTGGAATTATTCCTTCTTTGGAGGGTTTAAAACTATGACAGTACAATATTTGTTAAACAGGAAGAGGTTTTATGAAAATCAATAGAAGAGGAAATGCGTTATTGTAAAATTTGCtttaataaaattgaattaaGCATTTATTAAGGtaactcaagaaaaaaaatcataattagtCAGATTTAGCATGTTCTTTACAAGCTTTACATCAAAAAAATTCACAGTGGAATTTGTTTGGATTCCCATACATGTGGGAGTGGAGCAAAATTAAGAGGCAGACATGCAATATAAACAATCATTGCAATCTAAAAAGGAGAGTTTCAGATTCCATTGAGAAAAGTTGAATGCAAATTCCATAATAACAATTCTggtaaaatatttgcatataaaTGATAAAGAGACACAATTCAACAGCATTCAGAAATGTGTGGGACATGTTTCACTCATCTCAGAAAAGATCAAACAAGTCTTAACAAGCCACTAAAGCAGATTAAATCTTAACTATACAATAACAACGTTTTTCggaattaatacaataaaaataaatggtcaATTTATgtcactaaaaaacaaaactattacaAAAAGAATCACCATAAATTTCCTGCCCACACTCCAgtccagtaggtggcggtaatgcgCCTTAAAGTTGATCTGCCGTTCGCCACAAGGTAGCAGACGAAGAAGAAATACGGTAGTGGCATCTCATGTGCATGGCGCTATTTGAATGAGCATTTGTGGTCTGCGTTTAAAATTCAACTTATTGTTTTGGAATTAATTTTTAAGCTCCTCTTATTACCCAAACACAGGTGCGTGTTTTTAATACcatacatattttatttgagAGCTGGAAGCTATCACTTGCTAACTGAACAGCTACGTACCTCCTACGTAGCTTGCAGCCCTTTCATTTCTTTATCTTTTAGCTTGTTAGCGGGCCAGTTTGTTAGATAAAAGTATTACTCgaacaaaaataacacaatttgTTATTGTTAACCTTTTGGTTATTTTCTTTCGGAAACGTCCGTAAATAAAACTTTAGGATTTGTAAATCCTCAAACTTCGCGACATTCAGTGTTAGCATTAGCTGTTGTAAAGTCAGCGTGATCGTCTCTTATAAACCAAGACTAACAGTAAAATGATTGTACAGGCATAACGTTAAACTATTAAAACCGCACAAATCTGAAGATATCTGTTGTTTACGACATACAACAAACAGTTCATGTTTCTCTCATTTAATTAGGAAAGGTGCAACTATGGGTGAATGTGTTTCAGATGAAATGATGTAGcatgaatttattttctgtccGTAAACAGTGGCTTTCAAAAGTGTTCCCACCCCTGTTAAAAGTCTTTACTCCTCTACACTAACACTGATTATATTTCAGCATTTATTTTCTTGAATGCACACCTTCCATCAATACTAGCGAGTAGATGAACCTGAAAAAAGCTCAGATGTCCTAATAGGATTTTCCCGAGATTTACTCATTTGCATCGTTTTACTTTTCTATTTCTATTCATAGATTGTGGAGAAGTTATAATGGATCACAAGGACCTCCTTGTATAAAGGTGGCAGTCCGGAAAAAGATAGAAAAAGGTTTTGCAGCAGTTTTTAAAATTGATGGAGACACAAGAATGTGACTGGTTATCAATCAGAAGACTTGTTTATAAGTAATAATTCAGACCTGGTCAGATTCTCCTAGAAACGTGGAAAAATCTGTTATGATCTGAAGGAACCATACTGAAACGTTTAAGCCATAATTCTAAAAGGTAAATATCACActgaaagaacaacaaaaagaacACCATATCCACAGTGTAGCATGGTGGTGACCGTATCATGCTCTGgggtaggttttttttttgttttgttcataagATGGAAATGGTGTTCTTTGCCAAGGTGGATAAAATGGTGAGCAGTTCCAAATACCACAACATCTTCAGGtcttcagctgaagaaaaagagGCCTCAGTGATTCTAAGCATCCATTCTAAATCAAGCGAATGTCAGAATCACAAGAAAAGTGAAGTTTTAGGATGGCTGAACAAGATGTCCACACAATCTGATATGACTGAAGAATTTTCCAATGTAAAACGGGCAAAAAAGTTTATAGTATCTGTCACATTTAAGGTGGataaagtttgaaaaatatattgttaAAGTCTGACAAACCTGGTATTTACATAAGATTATTCATTTTCCAGAGCCACTGTGTTAGCTTTAACATGGACTCAAGTCTATCTGATCTCCTTTGCAGTTTTCTAGAAGATGGAAGCTGATTTATATGACGAGTTTGGTAATTACATCGGTCCAGAGCTGGACTCTGACGACGACGAAGATGACCTGGATGCAGAGGACAGGGACATTGACGAGGTATCTTTCAAATTCACAGAGCTTGTCATTGCTAAAGATTTAAGTGAAAATCTGCCATGGTGTTCATTTCCTACAGagagatgaagatgaagacgaTGACCCTGGGGATGAGGATGAGAACGTACCCGGCATGGAGGTGGTCCTGCATGAGGATAAGAAGTACTATCCCACAGCAGAGGAGGTTTATGGGCCGGAGGTGGAAACTATTGTCCAGGAAGAAGACACACAACCCCTCACTGGTGAGATAGATTACATGTTTTTAAAGAGCATTGAATTAAGCATTTTATAAGCTTGTAAAGCGGGCTTAGTCTTTAGGTTGATGTTGTCTTACTATAGAGTCTTTGATAGTCAAAGCACCAAAGAAGCCTTCAGAGGAAAATGATGAACacagaattaaaacatttcctcCTGACTGAGGTCTTAATGCTTAAGTCTGTTCAGATGCTGATTATTTTTAAACCATCTTTGAATTTGGACTATTTTTACAGCCATTAAACCACCACTATCATTGTGGGAAAATCAAATCAACAGTTAGCTTTTGCATTTATCTTGGCTCTTTGCTTTTATATGCACCTTTTGTGGTTCTGGAATTGTTTGTAAAAAGCCAATAACCACATACTCTAGTCAAGGTGTAAACTACTGTTGATGTACTGAATGGGATAGGATAGTCTCCAGATGCAATGTGCAAGGATCCCTGGTCAAAACTACGGAATAAGTGTTTAAAATCTCGAATCAGGAACTCAAAAACATTAGGTTTTGTTTGTGCCTGCACCTCCAGGTTTTATTTACTGCTGGAGTTGTTTGAGGCACTGACTTCactaatgaaaaacaattttattcatCAACTATGTTATATAATTTTCTGGCAGATAAGCTGTGCAGGACGGAGCCCTGTCATGCACTATTTATTCCTCAATATGCACaataaatttgaaattaaattgaCATCCAAACTGTTTGCTGACCATGACGTTGAGTTGAGGAGAGATTTAACATGCTTTGCTTGGTGACAAGATGCAGTATTACCCAGATAAATAACTTCACTGGTTCTTATTTCTGTCCATTtctaatgtgttgcttttgtcaAAGCATATCACAGTGAGTTTACATCTCATCGCTATGATGCCTTTTTCATATTCCTCCTCTTTTGTTTGTACTTGTGGCTGACTGGGAAAAACCTACATGTTCTGCCACTCTGTGTTGATTTCATTCTTGATGGATTTTTAGAATCCTTTCCATTGTTTTAACAACTTTGCTTTGTTGGGAATGTATTTCTTGTTAATCAGCCAGCTGCAATAATTTAAGGTGTGCCAGCCCAATTAGACTTGtgcatgtatttgttttagaaatggaAATTACAGGTTGGTTACATTTCTTTGTCTGCTTGGAtctgaaacaaaaccaaaacacaaaaagatgCGACTTATGAAAGCACCGCCATTAATATTTGTGTTTTCCAAAGCTAGCATGTTCAgctgtttattagtttattcttAATGTATCGGTGTGTGAGCGCTTAATAATCTGATTGATTGATAATAGTTCCTCCCCCTGCTTTTATAAACACTACAAATAGTAAGATTTATAAGCATCATTTCCTACAGGTCTTATAcgttttaatatttataatgcagtttttattttagttggtTTTTAGACTATcttatattttatgttatggTTGCCTTTATCAAAATATCAAAGCTATTTGGAGATAATCGTTGTGCAACCAGACTTATGTTGAGATTAATGTGTGCAGTTAACATAGTTACAGAGTTTGTGAACATACTTCAACAAGAAACTGTCTCATTAGTGTTTCCTCCTTTTTCTCCTCTTTAGAACCCATCATTAAGCCTGTCAAGCACAAGCAGTTTACGCTGATGGAGCAGGAGTTACCTGCCACTGTTTATGACATGGAGTGAGTCATGTTCCTACGCAGAATCCTGTTAAATTCAGATAAAAACACTGATGATTAAGAATGCAGCAGAGCGACATGCATCTCTTTCTGTCCACACAGGTTTCTTGCAGATTTGATGGACGGTACCGAGCTGATCCGTAACGTCACCCTGTGTGGTCACCTCCACCACGGCAAGGTTAGCTGGAGCTTTGTAGCTGCGTCTGGCTCGCTCCCATAATGTGCTGTTCTTGGCTGGGGGCTTGTCCGTGGCATTTTACTCAAGAAACAATTttgaataacaaaaataaagagggCCTATGCTGTTCACTTGGCTGCACTACCCAAAGGTTGCTACATAGTCTGGAAAGGCATGAAATCTGAAAtcagtattttccaggtctggataaggaTGGACAAAGACAATACATTATAGaagaatatttgtttttccataCTTTCTTTCCTACctcattatttaaatgttttgtcctccctccatccctcatGTCCTTCCTTCTTTTTCTGAACGGTTTTAGAAAAACATGTATTAGCAATAATATTGCGATGGCAGTACAGTTGGCCAATTACAGACATGTCTCTCACCACTGTCTGTGAACGTCACTAAGATCAGTATCAGGTGTCGGCATCAATAGGAGAGATTGTCCTTCCAACTGACCAGATATGTTACTGGCATGCTCAAGTGAATTCATGTCACCTGAAGTATTTTTACCTTCCAGTCAGTTATTGCATTAATACTGGAATGACTATTGTGATTGCTGTAGTTTTCCATTGTTCCCTTTTCtgtccttccttgtgtcctacaACCCTTCATCCTGTGTtcatccttcctttctttctttcattccttGTCTGCCATTCCCTCCTCCCTTCCTTGTCAtttctttccttgttttttCCTCATGTTATACCTCCTTTTcttctctgtttccaccatttcctcttttctctatttcttcctttctctttttgtccttatttttctttcagttttccaCTATTCCTCCCATGAGTCCttgtttcttcctttcttttttacatCGTGTCCTACCTCCCTTCCCTTCCTGTGTCGATCCCTCCTCCCTTTGTTTCCTTTCTTGCTTCCCTTTTTTCCTTTGCGTCTTTGTCCTCTTCCTTCCCTTCTCTAACTGGCCCCTTTTATAAATTCATTCTGAACTTTggtattatatattttaaaatgaatgcaacGAAC is a genomic window of Girardinichthys multiradiatus isolate DD_20200921_A chromosome X, DD_fGirMul_XY1, whole genome shotgun sequence containing:
- the LOC124863068 gene encoding probable phosphatase phospho1 isoform X1 → MGDSIFNCCYVPPQPPGKEEHRRSRRTEIMASHSASISPNKRFLIFFDFDETIVDETSDDMVVEAAPGQHLPGWLKDTYRPGRYNEYMQRVLAYLAEQGVTESDLRCIMEKIPASPGMLTLFQFLRTRPAHDFEVVLVSDANTFFIEAWLRRAGVRQLFHRIFTNPATFNKNGRLVLRPFHSHECQRCPDNMCKQVVVRDYVARRTQERGRPYQRIFYVGDGANDFCPALSLGPRDVAFPRRDFPMHRLITETHEAMPGEFKAVTVPWVSGEDVIMRLRKLVAE
- the LOC124863068 gene encoding probable phosphatase phospho1 isoform X2, with amino-acid sequence MASHSASISPNKRFLIFFDFDETIVDETSDDMVVEAAPGQHLPGWLKDTYRPGRYNEYMQRVLAYLAEQGVTESDLRCIMEKIPASPGMLTLFQFLRTRPAHDFEVVLVSDANTFFIEAWLRRAGVRQLFHRIFTNPATFNKNGRLVLRPFHSHECQRCPDNMCKQVVVRDYVARRTQERGRPYQRIFYVGDGANDFCPALSLGPRDVAFPRRDFPMHRLITETHEAMPGEFKAVTVPWVSGEDVIMRLRKLVAE